One genomic region from Paramicrobacterium agarici encodes:
- a CDS encoding DUF817 domain-containing protein: MALRPDLTALERRIDDAANRLLERAPDNRLWGALVEFLVFGAKQAWACVFGGALLVVILAARLWYPDDAWLARNDALTIAAIVIQVVMVWSGLETWRELRVIVLFHIVGTVMELFKTDVGSWAYDPGGVLRILSVPLFTGFMYGAVGSYMVRVYRLFDLRFTRYPPLWLTAVLAGAIYVNFFSHHYIVDLRWVLLAGVLLTFGLCTMQFHVFRRTLRMPLVVAFALVAFFIWIAENIGTYSGAWLYPGQVDGWEMVSISKLVSWFLLMIISVVLVTWVYPPRRPDAVAASSAPAS, translated from the coding sequence ATGGCCCTGCGTCCCGATCTCACCGCCCTTGAGCGGCGCATCGACGACGCAGCGAATCGGCTTCTCGAGCGCGCCCCCGACAACCGGCTGTGGGGCGCGCTCGTCGAGTTTCTGGTCTTCGGCGCAAAGCAGGCCTGGGCGTGCGTCTTCGGCGGTGCTCTGCTCGTCGTGATTCTCGCGGCACGACTCTGGTACCCCGACGACGCCTGGCTCGCTCGCAACGACGCCCTCACGATCGCCGCCATCGTGATCCAGGTCGTCATGGTGTGGTCGGGCCTCGAGACGTGGCGCGAGCTCCGCGTGATCGTGCTCTTTCATATCGTCGGCACCGTCATGGAGCTGTTCAAGACGGACGTCGGCTCGTGGGCGTACGACCCGGGCGGTGTGCTGCGCATTCTGAGCGTTCCGCTATTCACGGGGTTCATGTACGGCGCCGTCGGTTCGTACATGGTGCGCGTCTACCGCCTGTTCGACCTGCGGTTCACGCGCTACCCGCCGCTGTGGCTCACGGCGGTGCTCGCGGGCGCGATCTACGTCAACTTCTTCTCGCACCACTACATCGTCGATCTGCGCTGGGTGCTGCTCGCGGGCGTTCTGCTCACGTTCGGCCTGTGCACCATGCAGTTCCACGTCTTTCGCCGCACGCTGCGCATGCCGCTTGTCGTCGCCTTCGCGCTCGTGGCGTTCTTCATCTGGATCGCCGAGAACATCGGCACCTACTCCGGGGCCTGGCTGTACCCGGGGCAGGTCGACGGCTGGGAGATGGTCTCGATCTCCAAGCTCGTCTCGTGGTTCCTGTTGATGATCATCTCGGTGGTGCTGGTCACGTGGGTGTATCCGCCCAGAAGACCGGATGCTGTCGCCGCGTCGTCCGCGCCAGCATCCTGA
- a CDS encoding TfoX/Sxy family protein produces MSSDRRTAEFYRDQLAELGDIVISRMFGGWGLRLHGEFLGAVIDDVFYLKVEPVALDAMIAQGGHPFTYTRPSGKRVTIEKWCSVPDEYLDNAHTLTEFVRDMTGVL; encoded by the coding sequence ATGTCCTCCGATCGACGAACCGCTGAGTTCTACCGCGACCAGCTTGCTGAGCTCGGCGACATCGTCATCTCGCGCATGTTCGGCGGCTGGGGGCTGCGGCTACACGGTGAGTTTCTCGGCGCTGTCATTGACGACGTCTTCTACCTCAAGGTCGAACCCGTCGCTCTCGACGCGATGATCGCGCAGGGCGGTCATCCGTTCACCTACACGCGGCCCAGCGGCAAACGCGTCACGATCGAGAAGTGGTGCTCGGTACCCGACGAGTACCTCGACAACGCGCACACGCTGACGGAGTTCGTGCGCGACATGACTGGCGTCCTCTGA
- a CDS encoding PspC domain-containing protein: MNSLYRPRRGRVIAGVCAALAIRFNMSPNVVRLLAILSCLIPGPQFIIYIVMWIVVPSER, translated from the coding sequence ATGAATTCGCTCTACAGACCTCGCCGCGGCCGCGTCATCGCGGGTGTGTGCGCTGCGCTTGCCATCCGCTTCAACATGAGCCCCAACGTGGTCCGGCTGCTGGCGATCCTCAGCTGCCTCATTCCCGGACCGCAGTTCATCATCTACATCGTGATGTGGATCGTGGTGCCGAGCGAGCGCTGA
- a CDS encoding trans-sulfuration enzyme family protein — translation MTTRPDAHDPSTLGFLTQAVHAGNAIDEGSGAIRTPIVMANSYALPEDPSSLSWSNTDTKTYTRNTGTNQEALQSKLAVLEGGDDAVVLASGVAALHAVFFTHLTSGDHVVVGDVTYEAIWKLFTELLPVKYGIEATFVDTSDTDAVAAAMRPNTTLVHVEAIGNPTTKVTDIAAIAAVAHDAGALLTVDSTFTPPPFYRPLADGADLVVHSLTKYINGHGDAMGGAVIGSADLVAKIKAEAMVDVGGTISPFNAWLIMRGSVTLPLRLRQHLASAEQIAAHLEADPRVAYVAYPGLASHPQHEVAARQFGGRGYGAVMAFAVDGDPDTQNRFVANLRLITSAVSLGHDESLIVHVGTSGPRVQHYPDEFKRYGHLRFSVGLEDPADIMADLDAALDATFGAR, via the coding sequence ATGACGACCCGGCCAGACGCTCACGACCCCTCAACGCTCGGCTTTCTCACGCAGGCCGTGCATGCGGGCAACGCCATTGACGAGGGATCTGGCGCGATTCGCACCCCGATCGTCATGGCCAACTCGTACGCCCTGCCCGAGGACCCGTCGAGCCTCAGCTGGTCGAACACCGACACTAAGACGTACACGCGCAACACGGGAACGAATCAAGAGGCCCTGCAGTCGAAGCTCGCTGTGCTGGAGGGCGGCGACGATGCCGTGGTGCTCGCCTCGGGGGTCGCGGCGCTGCACGCGGTGTTCTTCACGCACCTCACAAGTGGCGACCACGTCGTCGTCGGTGACGTGACGTATGAGGCAATCTGGAAGCTCTTCACCGAACTGCTGCCGGTCAAGTACGGCATTGAGGCGACATTCGTCGACACGAGCGACACGGATGCTGTCGCTGCAGCGATGCGCCCGAACACCACGCTCGTGCACGTCGAAGCGATCGGCAACCCGACGACGAAGGTGACCGATATCGCCGCGATCGCCGCCGTCGCTCACGACGCGGGCGCGCTGCTCACGGTTGACTCGACGTTCACGCCGCCTCCGTTCTACCGGCCGCTCGCCGATGGCGCCGACCTCGTCGTGCACTCGCTCACGAAGTACATCAACGGTCACGGCGACGCGATGGGTGGCGCCGTCATTGGCAGCGCCGACCTTGTGGCAAAGATCAAGGCCGAGGCGATGGTCGACGTCGGCGGCACGATCTCGCCGTTCAACGCGTGGCTCATCATGCGCGGCTCCGTGACGCTGCCCCTGCGTCTGCGGCAGCACCTCGCGAGCGCTGAGCAGATCGCGGCGCATCTCGAGGCGGACCCGCGGGTCGCCTACGTGGCGTATCCCGGGCTCGCGTCGCACCCGCAGCACGAGGTCGCGGCCCGGCAGTTCGGCGGGCGTGGCTACGGTGCGGTCATGGCGTTCGCCGTCGACGGCGACCCCGACACGCAGAACCGTTTCGTGGCGAACCTGCGCCTGATCACATCCGCCGTCTCTCTCGGTCATGACGAGTCGCTCATTGTGCACGTCGGTACGAGCGGCCCGCGTGTGCAGCACTATCCCGATGAATTCAAGCGCTATGGCCACCTCCGGTTCTCGGTGGGGCTCGAGGACCCGGCAGACATCATGGCCGATCTGGATGCTGCGCTCGATGCCACGTTCGGCGCGCGCTGA